One Plasmodium berghei ANKA genome assembly, chromosome: 13 genomic region harbors:
- a CDS encoding exoribonuclease, putative: MKKKRKCGKNGHNGNKNTGGELRNVKRKIDEENNTKLEVSFYGHRNILLKDIQNFIINLRINKNILKNNIFQIKNNENLTNLIIMIIPNLSCTYIRDITTDNVFNKLQKNNNFRKMQLEENCVKSSYSNIIAKMLNIPVFKNKEKTNNVVNFNIENFLLTKEQMFLNRYPNSDSVNYINFDNIDYKKKKKKISDIKNYLFSSVNSVYISTHEPNFEPNNSENISADAHTPNGNTIHDTTSKTNYVKKKTFTDEHIEIYAKILEKLINTSSSIRLEKTNRQLSSKPKVDYQNNKRKSDEIKENVDGNSKIIRNTLLNDCKIDENTEMISNGNNEDMANQNNKADLICDKESEETIYDNIIDVENHEHKIETILKTESNQESNTNKFEFDLNNIFSVDCEMCETSGGYRELTKVTIVDAYMNIIYDSYVLPDNKITNYLTLYSGINENTLKNVHTKLTDVQKELKNILNNKSILVGHSLENDLHALKIKHDYIIDTSVIYSNNNYNFLKPSLFNLSKKHLNITMERENGHNSIDDARISMFLALKKISEFDNSETYYGFHPLPLFMEKNNYLNVKSNFISEQDINSKYNKNMCIYDSKNIYIEEKFSKYIMRNCFYCPCEDDEECIENLINNIKNENKIKNYILILREYENLCNAKIYNCVKNSNNKSFNIEDNEKFFDIPTRVETNDILNKLSKNIEFVYNNMKEHDVLILLSYSNNYLAIEKIKDTLNLAKEIFYSDIINIDDKIKYLNEKIQNFQKHIQNKKENKEIVDKNSFFLEFKHLLFTYDLHILNYLYQHKNSDKNAYIMNSITNLKNTLCFNTKKKNYNGWFSLLLKN; this comes from the exons atgaaaaaaaaaagaaagtgTGGAAAAAATGGACacaatggaaataaaaatacaggGGGGGAATTAAGAAAtgtaaaaagaaaaatagacgaagaaaataatacaaaattgGAAGTATCATTTTATGGGcatagaaatattttacttaaagatattcaaaattttataataaatttaagaataaataaaaatattttaaaaaataatatttttcaaataaaaaacaatgaaaatttaacaaatttaataattatgataataCCTAATTTATcttgtacatatataagaGATATAACAACAGATAATgtttttaacaaattacaaaaaaataataattttagaaaaatgcAATTAGAAGAAAATTGTGTAAAAAGCTCTTATAGTAATATTATTGCTAAAATGTTAAATATACCAgtattcaaaaataaagaaaaaacaaacaatGTTGTGaattttaatatagaaaattttttattaacaaaagAACAGATGTTTTTAAATAGATACCCTAATTCAGATTCtgttaattatattaattttgataatattgactataaaaaaaaaaaaaaaaaaatttctgatataaaaaattatttattttcctcTGTCAATTCGGTGTATATTTCTACCCATGAACCCAACTTTGAACCAAACAACTCTGAAAACATCTCAGCAGATGCACATACTCCAAATGGCAACACTATCCATGATACAACTTCAAAAACtaattatgtaaaaaaaaaaacttttaCAGATGAGcatatagaaatatatgcaaaaatattagaaaaaCTTATAAATACATCATCGTCCATAAGattagaaaaaacaaataggCAATTAAGTTCAAAACCAAAAGTGgattatcaaaataataaaagaaaaagcgatgaaataaaagaaaatgttGATGGtaattcaaaaattataaggaatacattattaaatgattgtaaaattgatgaaaataCTGAAATGATTTCTAATGGTAATAATGAAGATATGGCGAATCAAAATAACAAAGCAGATCTTATATGTGATAAAGAAAGTGAAGAAACTATATATGACAATATTATAGATGTAGAGAATCATGAACATAAAATAGAAACTATTCTTAAAACAGAATCAAATCAAGAATCCAATACAAACAAATTTGAAtttgatttaaataatatttttagtgTAGATTGTGAAATGTGCGAAACTTCAGGGGGGTATAGAGAACTTACAAAAGTTACAATAGTAGATgcatatatgaatataatttatgatTCATATGTACTAcctgataataaaataacaaattatttaacaTTATATTCAGgaataaatgaaaacacattaaaaaatgttcaTACAAAATTAACAGATGTACAAAAAgaactaaaaaatatattaaataataaatcaatACTTGTTGGACATTCTTTAGAAAATGATTTACATgctttaaaaattaaacatgattatattattgACACTTCAGTTATTTattctaataataattataattttttaaaacctTCTCTGTTTAACCTTTCAAAAAagcatttaaatattacaaTGGAAAGGGAAAACGGACATAATTCAATAGACGATGCTCGAATTAGTATGTTTCTAGCATTAAAAAAG ATTAGCGAGTTTGATAATTCAGAAACTTATTATGGATTCCATCCACTTCCATTatttatggaaaaaaataattatttaaatgtaaAGAGTAATTTTATTAGTGAACAAGATATAAATTCaaagtataataaaaatatgtgtatatatgattctaagaatatatatattgaagaaaaattttcaaaatatataatgcgAAACTGTTTTTATTGTCCATGTGAAGATGATGAAGAATGCATAGAAAAtcttataaataatataaaaaatgaaaataaaataaaaaattatattttaatattaagagaatatgaaaatttatgtaatgctaaaatttataattgtgtaaaaaattcaaataataaatcttTTAACATTGAAGACAATGAAAAGTTTTTTGATATTCCAACAAGAGTTGAAacaaatgatatattaaataaattaagtaaaaatatagaatttgtttataataatatgaaagaacatgatgttttaattttgttatcatatagtaataattatttggctattgaaaaaattaaagataCTTTAAATTTAgcaaaagaaatattttattcagatataataaatatagatgataaaataaaatatttaaatgaaaaaattcaaaattttcaaaaacatattcaaaataaaaaagaaaataaagaaattgtAGATAAAAATTCATTCTTTTTAGAGTTTAagcatttattatttacttaTGATTTGCACATtcttaattatttatatcaacataaaaatagtgaCAAAAACGCATACATAATGAATTCAATAActaatttgaaaaatactttatgttttaacacaaagaaaaaaaactacAATGGTTGGTTTTCTTTACTTCTCAAAAATTAA
- a CDS encoding 1-deoxy-D-xylulose 5-phosphate synthase, putative — protein sequence MFHAIPFLHVLCVALMLIHINNPFVCSNIKKCNKHMASMSIYNFTRGGNLCGRFKNMLPRFIKILSYKNFSPYKKLEEVNEPNICYKGIDNFKQYLYKNNGKQQVTKNDKKSKTYKNKSKLLFINSSKSPHFNLKKKWNKNEGLNYLFNRKLIYTQGNYGSNVYSKIFNSEKKNYSIHSLGDTTNSGNIFSNNDKTNNYENYNGNNLDRYFDEINKYINVDIYKNKYGEEIYNEIVNLYVKRDIPKNYEQKYFFRNVKKSIIFDMDKYNDEEFEKKIEEEFTNNGVLINTINKKYYSKKYIKRMITILNYLPLLKIINTPTDLKNLKKIYLPLLSHELKIFHFFLVNITGGHFSPSLSLLELQLSLLYIFNPPLDEIIYDIGHQTYIHKILTGRKLLFLSLRQKNGISGFLNIFESIYDKFGAGHSSTALSAIQGIYEADWQVLHSNKKGNDILKNEDNYDRNCTPNKFYISIIGDGGLTGGMALEALNYISFLNSKVLIIYNDNRQVSLPTNGKCISGNKPIGAISDHLYDFVKKNGKIIGSETLNEVNHYNSKESNINESDKNQNIFTNINYNYIGPIDGNNIENVIKILEDIKNKGIQKSTILHILTKKSSDFINSKSPINIMHSIKKNEIFKFNLEELDSCHEENNNINEQSKKEDNEKNYTIINDNEIFSNETYINIYTKEMLKYLEKNKNIIFISPAMLGGSGLLNISKKYPKNVYDVGIAEQHAVTFSASMSMNKNLNIHLHIYSTFMQRAYDQIIHDLNLQKIPLNIIINRSGLVGEDGATHQGIYDLSYLGVLNNSTIISPSNDISLKKALKYCSINRKEGSIFIRLPKVNTLSNSYMENYLNMNIMRDIKEIEKIENPEYARNNYFGKSQIIQMSNPNKKEKEGKKLVCIFNMGSMLYNIVNAIKEIEKDPKFSEQFSFSIVDMIFLNPMDKNIIDYVINKNKHDYLITYEDNTLGGFYTHFNNYLIEKNYISKNKLSVKNIYFPNHPIEHATYKEQQEFVKMDHQNLIYRIKNYLTNNF from the coding sequence ATGTTCCATGCAATTCCTTTCTTACATGTGCTATGTGTAGCACTCAtgttaatacatataaataaccCATTTGTATgttcaaatataaaaaaatgcaacAAGCATATGGCTTCAAtgagtatatataattttactaGAGGGGGGAATTTATGTGGGCGTTTTAAGAATATGTTACCCcgttttatcaaaatactatcatataaaaattttagtCCTTATAAAAAGTTAGAAGAGGTTAATGAGCCAAATATATGCTATAAAGGAATTGATAATTTCAAAcaatatttgtataaaaataatggaaaaCAACAagttacaaaaaatgataaaaaaagcaaaacatataaaaacaaatcaaaattgttatttataaattctTCAAAATCACctcattttaatttaaaaaaaaaatggaataaaaatgaaggTCTAAACTATTTATTCAATCGTAAATTAATCTATACTCAAGGAAATTATGGGAGTAATGTGTActctaaaatatttaattcagaaaaaaaaaattattcaatTCATTCGTTAGGAGATACTACAAACAGtggtaatatattttcgaATAATGACAAAACTAacaattatgaaaattataatggaaataatttGGATAGATATTTTGacgaaataaataaatatataaatgtagacatatataaaaataaatatggaGAAGAAATTTACAACGAAATAgtaaatttatatgttaAAAGAGATATTcctaaaaattatgaacaaaaatatttttttagaaatgtaaaaaaaagtataatttttgatatggataaatataatgatgaagaatttgaaaaaaaaattgaagaagaatttacaaataatggagtattaataaatactataaataaaaaatattatagcaaaaaatatataaaaagaatgATAACTATTCTTAATTATTTAccattattaaaaataattaataccCCTACAGATTTaaaaaacttaaaaaaaatatatttacctTTATTGTCACATGAgttaaaaatttttcatttttttttagtaaataTTACAGGGGGTCATTTTTCACCATCTCTTAGTTTATTAGAACTACAACTATCTTtgctatatatttttaatccACCTTTAGatgaaattatatatgatatagggcatcaaacatatatacataaaatattaactggtagaaaattattatttttatcgtTAAGgcaaaaaaatggaattagtggctttttaaatatttttgaaagtatttatgataaatttGGTGCAGGACATAGCTCAACAGCTTTAAGCGCAATACAAGGTATATATGAAGCAGATTGGCAAGTATTACAttctaataaaaaaggaaatgatatcttaaaaaatgaagataatTATGATCGTAATTGCACACCAAATAAATTCTACATTTCTATTATTGGCGATGGGGGATTAACTGGTGGAATGGCTTTAGAAGccttaaattatatatcctttttaaattcaaaagttttgataatttataatgataataggCAAGTTTCACTTCCTACAAATGGAAAGTGTATATCCGGGAATAAGCCAATAGGAGCTATTTCAGACCATCTTTATGATTTtgtcaaaaaaaatggcaAAATAATTGGAAGTGAAACTTTAAACGAAGTTAACCATTACAATAGTAAAGAAAGTAATATTAACGAGTCGGATAAAAaccaaaatatttttacaaatattaattataattatataggACCTATTgatggaaataatatagagaatgttataaaaattttagaagacataaaaaataagggAATACAAAAATCAACCATACTTCacatattaacaaaaaaatcgagcgattttataaattccAAAAGtccaataaatattatgcattcaataaaaaaaaatgaaattttcaaatttaatttagAAGAATTGGATAGTTGtcatgaagaaaataataatataaatgaacaatctaaaaaagaagataacgaaaaaaattatactataataaatgataatgaaatattttcaaacgaaacatatattaatatatatacaaaagaaatgttaaaatatttagaaaaaaataaaaatattatatttatttctccGGCTATGTTAGGGGGATCAGGACTATTAAATATTAGCAAAAAATATccaaaaaatgtttatgaTGTGGGAATAGCAGAACAACATGCTGTTACATTTTCAGCCTCTATGagtatgaataaaaatttaaatatacatttacACATATATTCAACATTTATGCAAAGAGCATATGATCAAATAATACATGatttaaatttacaaaaaattccgttaaatattattattaatagaaGTGGGTTAGTTGGCGAAGATGGAGCTACACATCAAGGTATTTATGATTTATCTTATTTAGGagttttaaataattctaCTATTATATCTCCAAGTAATGATATATCTCTAAAAAAGGCTCTAAAATATTGTTCTATAAATAGAAAAGAAGgttctatatttattcgTTTACCTAAAGTGAACACATTGAGTAATAGTTATatggaaaattatttaaatatgaatattatgagagatataaaagaaattgaaaaaatagaaaatccAGAATATGCTCGAAATAATTACTTTGGTAAATCacaaataattcaaatgaGTAACCcaaacaaaaaagaaaaagaaggaaaaaaattagtctgtatatttaatatgggaagtatgttatataatattgtaaatgcaataaaagaaatagaaaaagaTCCAAAATTTTCTGAacaattttctttttcaattgttgatatgatatttttaaacccaatggataaaaatattatagactatgtaataaataaaaataagcatGATTATTTGATTACATATGAAGATAATACATTGGGTGGTTTTTACACACactttaataattatttgattgaaaaaaattatatatcaaagaataaattatctgttaaaaatatttattttccaaaCCATCCAATAGAGCATGCTACATATAAAGAACAACAAGAGTTTGTAAAAATGGACCatcaaaatttaatatatcgaattaaaaattatttaacaaacaatttttaa
- a CDS encoding zinc finger protein, putative: MNEIEHNEKYANYLRNKIIKYFNLKSEDLELKYIKSILNSKTYDLYSSIYLLNSSFFENNKNTKLTINHVKKFTQDLVNSKNKFTPSNIVENNNNSQKLGEIKNESEIKNKFIHNSIEYIFKKYDDKQYRNKENENDNKITKAINNKKKNSQKNYNQNSENLHFSKAEKIQNKTNLNEKEKEANANSLFDKLHNKHVKNIMFETKTNNDKKKSEHNKSLSKKTEEKEEKKETDYFSFFNRKENPYSLKDIIELIDNVKKDDRNFYNEKDNNNDQISQKKKKKNIQICTCNGKNHKIYANCLICGKLFCSKIKFKNCIFCDNPLFESDFINTIFLSTKLETKTNNIIANMKISNPFLYKYYFDPLNNNLKKAINMRNKMLKNSVNEENTKIIDDSIDWFENDIKHTLNIHDINFSCYDDDTKNEIVNKYYDIFKKKITDINIDIDFENLKINENVDYVKIKEFSEYLNEHEKKYQEKKKKLSNNTPHNYLSNKEKKYISYVNDLCKMFLKNDTPKKDTNLLKSEKMNPITEKKRYKYNVLNVSDDEF; encoded by the exons atgaaTGAAATTGAacataatgaaaaatatgcaaaCTACTTGCGaaataaaatcataaaatacTTTAATTTGAAAAGTGAAGATTtagaattaaaatatatcaaatcaATATTAAACAGTAAAACATATGATTTATATagttctatatatttattaaattcttctttttttgaaaataataaaaatactaaaTTAACAATAAACCATGTTAAAAAGTTTACACAAGATTTAGTTAACTCAAAGAATAAGTTTACCCCATCAAATATagtagaaaataataacaactCTCAAAAACTTggtgaaataaaaaatgaaagtgaaataaaaaataaatttatacataattCGATAgaatacatttttaagaaatatGATGATAAACAATATCGTAACAaggaaaatgaaaatgacaataaaataaccAAAGCCatcaataataaaaaaaaaaatagtcagaaaaattataaccaaaatagtgaaaatttacatttttcaaaagcagagaaaatacaaaataaaacaaatctaaatgaaaaagaaaaggaaGCAAACGcaaattcattatttgaTAAACTGCATAACAAacatgtaaaaaatatcatgTTTGAAACAAAGACAAATAacgataaaaaaaaaagtgaacATAACAAGTCACTCAGTAAAAAAACagaagaaaaagaagaaaaaaaagaaactgattatttctcttttttcaATAGAAAAGAAAATCCATATTCATTAAAAGATATTATTGAACTTATTgataatgtaaaaaaagatgATAGGAATTTctataatgaaaaagataataataatgatcaAATTagtcaaaaaaaaaaaaaaaaaaatattcaaatttGTACATGCAATGGGAAAAaccataaaatatatgcaaacTGTCTTATATGtggaaaattattttgttcaaaaattaaatttaaaaactgTATATTTTGTGATAATCCTTTATTTGAATCcgattttataaataccatatttttatcgACAAAATTAGAAactaaaacaaataatattattgcaaatatgaaaatttcAAATCCGTTTCTCTACAAATATTACTTTGATCCacttaataataatttaaaaaagg CTATTAATATGCGAAATAAAATGCTAAAAAACTCTgtaaatgaagaaaatacaaaaataattgatGACAGTATAGATTGGTTTGAGAATGACATTAAACATACACTCAACATTCatgatattaatttttcatgtTATGATGAtgatacaaaaaatgagatagtaaacaaatattatgacatattcaaaaaaaaaatta CcgatataaatattgaCATTGATTTTGAAAAccttaaaataaatgaaaatgtgGATTATGTAAAAATCAAAGAATTTAGTGAATACTTAAATGAGcacgaaaaaaaatatcaagaaaaaaaaaaaaaattatctaATAATACACcccataattatttaagtaataaagaaaaaaaatacataagtTATGTTAATGATTTATgtaaaatgtttttaaaaaatgacaCACCAAAAAAGGATACAAATTTACTTAAATCCGAAAAAATGAATCCCATCACTGAAAAgaaaagatataaatataatgtgTTAAACGTGAGTGATGACGAGTTTTAG